In the Verrucomicrobiota bacterium genome, one interval contains:
- a CDS encoding Ig-like domain-containing protein: protein MNSESKGVLPYRHTTREYIQCAKKQLAISSLLGFLLAAPMPGRSQTLDSFNPGANDLVENIAVLSGGKILVSGSFTTLGGQSVTWGFGKLNVDGSRDPFFFPGASPAHLVMQPEGKILQLVNGQIKRLNADGSTDAAFNSQWAGTDTYSVLTMAAQPDGKILVGGEFTTLAGQPRLCIGRFNADGSLDGTFHPSTNWSINGPSVFSLAVLPTGKILASGAFPTPDGKGIKYFARFNADGSVDSTFSLSVNSFASAMVVQPDGKVLLGGTFTKLNGIRYQPALGVIRLNANGTLDTTFKVGIDGGSYQGAQASWVSSLALQPDGKILVGGNFATLGGQARANLGRLNSSIKIAKPTLAIAEPKIGQRVSNSLFTVKGTASGSAAITGVQFQLNNGTWQPATGTTTWEATLPLTMRSNTVKAYATDAVGNYSATSSVSFLYIASDTLTVWTNGNGTIKGSYNGKLLELGQSYTMTAVPGTGYLFSNWVNGAGAVLTNGPALKFTMESNLTLVANFVPNPFIPIAGNYSGLFSDTNGVAVSNAGSFTISVTPAGTFTAQVQQGAKSYPLSGQFALDGTWQTASIKGAAGWNATLQIDLHSGSAITGRIGNGTWTAEIYVLRAAYSKLNPAPQAGQYTLVITSNGGSTNLPGGYGALAVSVSPTGGVTVNGAMGDGEPVTASTVVSKTGQWPLYSALYGKTGMVIGWLNFTNNTDLGGVVSWSKPAQPKAKMYTTGWPCEVCNAVGSSFTNLPQILNWTNGTIILEGGNLAESVTNGIAIGAGNKVTGTNGLKLTLTTTGIKAGLFTGSVGIPGTKTTRTINGALLQNQNAGYGWFLGTNLAGSVIINAE, encoded by the coding sequence ATGAATAGCGAATCAAAAGGAGTGCTCCCTTACCGCCATACGACAAGGGAATACATTCAGTGTGCCAAAAAACAACTTGCGATCAGTTCTCTGCTGGGCTTTCTATTGGCCGCACCCATGCCAGGCCGTTCCCAAACCTTGGATTCCTTTAATCCGGGAGCGAATGACCTCGTGGAAAATATTGCGGTTTTGAGTGGCGGTAAAATACTGGTGTCGGGAAGCTTTACGACGCTAGGCGGCCAATCCGTCACCTGGGGTTTTGGCAAACTCAATGTGGATGGGAGCCGCGATCCATTCTTTTTCCCAGGGGCAAGTCCAGCACACCTTGTGATGCAGCCCGAGGGTAAAATTCTCCAACTGGTGAATGGCCAGATTAAACGGCTCAATGCGGATGGCAGTACGGATGCCGCCTTTAACAGCCAGTGGGCGGGCACCGACACATATAGTGTACTCACCATGGCGGCACAACCCGATGGAAAAATCCTCGTGGGCGGGGAATTCACGACGCTGGCGGGACAACCGCGCCTGTGCATTGGTAGATTTAATGCGGATGGCAGTCTGGATGGCACTTTTCATCCCAGCACTAACTGGTCCATAAACGGTCCTTCCGTGTTTTCCCTGGCGGTGTTACCCACCGGGAAAATCCTTGCCAGTGGAGCTTTCCCCACGCCGGATGGCAAGGGGATCAAGTATTTTGCGCGATTCAATGCGGATGGCAGCGTGGACTCCACTTTCAGCTTGAGCGTCAATAGCTTCGCCTCAGCCATGGTGGTGCAACCGGACGGGAAGGTTTTGTTGGGGGGAACGTTTACCAAGCTGAACGGCATACGCTATCAGCCAGCATTAGGCGTCATCCGGCTCAATGCCAATGGCACTTTGGACACCACGTTCAAGGTGGGGATAGACGGTGGAAGTTACCAGGGTGCACAAGCCTCCTGGGTGTCGTCGTTGGCGCTGCAACCGGATGGGAAAATATTGGTGGGGGGAAACTTTGCCACCCTGGGCGGGCAGGCACGCGCCAACCTTGGACGGCTTAACAGCTCGATCAAGATCGCCAAGCCAACCTTGGCGATTGCGGAACCTAAAATCGGCCAAAGAGTGAGCAACAGCCTTTTCACCGTGAAGGGAACAGCGAGCGGCAGTGCGGCAATAACCGGCGTGCAGTTTCAATTGAACAATGGAACTTGGCAGCCAGCCACGGGCACGACAACCTGGGAAGCCACACTTCCGTTAACCATGCGTTCCAACACAGTCAAAGCCTACGCCACGGACGCAGTCGGCAACTATTCCGCAACCAGCAGCGTCAGTTTTCTGTATATTGCGAGCGACACATTGACAGTTTGGACCAACGGCAACGGGACAATCAAAGGCAGCTACAACGGCAAGCTGCTGGAACTCGGGCAAAGCTACACGATGACGGCGGTACCGGGAACAGGCTACCTGTTCTCCAACTGGGTCAATGGAGCCGGAGCCGTCCTGACCAATGGCCCAGCCTTGAAGTTCACCATGGAAAGCAATTTGACACTGGTGGCCAATTTTGTACCCAACCCATTCATTCCGATTGCCGGGAACTATAGCGGATTGTTCTCTGATACCAACGGCGTAGCCGTCAGCAATGCGGGCTCCTTCACCATCAGTGTGACCCCAGCCGGGACCTTTACCGCTCAAGTGCAGCAGGGTGCAAAGAGTTATCCGCTGTCAGGCCAGTTTGCGCTAGACGGCACTTGGCAGACCGCTTCGATCAAAGGTGCAGCAGGGTGGAACGCAACGCTGCAAATTGATCTCCACAGTGGCAGTGCCATCACCGGACGCATTGGCAACGGCACCTGGACGGCGGAAATCTATGTCCTGCGGGCAGCCTATTCCAAGCTCAACCCCGCACCACAAGCCGGCCAATACACGCTCGTCATTACCAGCAACGGCGGTTCGACGAATCTTCCCGGAGGTTATGGTGCGCTGGCGGTGAGCGTGAGTCCGACGGGGGGCGTGACGGTGAACGGGGCAATGGGCGACGGCGAGCCCGTGACGGCCAGCACCGTTGTGTCCAAAACCGGACAATGGCCGCTTTACAGCGCGCTGTACGGGAAAACCGGAATGGTGATCGGCTGGCTGAATTTTACGAACAACACAGATTTGGGAGGGGTGGTGAGCTGGAGCAAGCCGGCACAACCCAAGGCGAAAATGTACACCACTGGCTGGCCTTGCGAGGTCTGCAACGCGGTCGGCTCATCCTTCACCAATTTGCCGCAGATCCTGAACTGGACGAATGGCACGATAATTCTTGAAGGCGGGAATCTTGCCGAAAGTGTCACCAACGGGATCGCGATTGGCGCAGGAAACAAAGTGACCGGCACCAACGGACTGAAACTCACGCTGACCACGACCGGTATTAAAGCCGGATTATTCACCGGCAGTGTTGGAATTCCGGGAACGAAGACCACCAGAACCATCAACGGCGCACTGCTCCAAAACCAAAATGCCGGCTACGGCTGGTTCCTGGGAACAAACCTGGCGGGAAGCGTTATTATAAACGCCGAATAG
- a CDS encoding arylsulfatase has translation MKLLVIAVVFMGWASALPAQTPPGTATRPNFIVILSDDMGYSDLGCYGSEIQTPNLDQLAAGGVRFTQFYNTARCCPTRASLLTGLYPHQAGVGHMIEDKGLEGYQGQLNQKCRTIAEVLRPAHYRTYAVGKWHVSLNLKGDGPKYNWPLQRGFDRYYGTITGAGSYFDPGTLVRDNTPVSALSDPDYRPALFYYTDAITDHAVRFITEHQRDHASEPFFLYVAYTAAHWPLHAKNSDIAKYKGRYDGGYTPIRQARFERAKQLGLIQPTWDLSPQAGDWEAATNQAWEARCMEVYAAMIDSMDQGIGRIVATLRKQGQLENTLVVFLQDNGGCAETIGRNAGPKRPDKPTLPVIPPEAIRLDVRPTQTRAGMPMLRGPENMPGPEDTFIAYGKAWANVSNTPFREYKHWVHEGGISTPLIAHWPRGIATALTNKLVHTPAHLVDIMATCVDLAQADYPAEVAGQKVRPMEGVSLRPLLEDKPLVRPNPLYWEHEGNRAIRIGAWKLVAKGPAGKWELYDMNADRTEMHDLAAEQPERVRELMAQWEAWAKRAQVLPWIWKPPYGQTNAGSSMMDLKAGDSFDQESSPEVAKRPLTITAEVTEPGNGVILAQGGRNLGYALLVVEGRLSFILREKGNLSTVTAATALPSGPCKVGVTLANSGTVTLRVNGKEVAIGNVGGFLSKTPTDGLTVGFDGGHEVGDYKGPNNFQGKLGKISLSLE, from the coding sequence ATGAAGTTGCTTGTGATTGCTGTCGTATTTATGGGATGGGCGTCCGCCCTGCCCGCGCAAACTCCGCCGGGTACTGCCACCCGCCCCAATTTCATCGTCATTCTTTCAGATGATATGGGGTATTCCGACCTTGGTTGTTATGGCAGCGAAATCCAGACCCCCAATCTGGATCAACTGGCAGCCGGGGGCGTGCGGTTCACCCAGTTTTATAATACCGCCCGGTGTTGCCCCACGCGCGCTTCCCTATTGACCGGATTATATCCGCATCAGGCGGGGGTGGGGCACATGATCGAGGATAAGGGGCTCGAAGGGTATCAGGGACAGTTAAATCAAAAGTGCCGCACGATCGCCGAAGTCTTGCGCCCCGCTCATTATCGCACCTACGCGGTCGGCAAATGGCATGTGTCGCTGAATCTGAAGGGGGATGGCCCCAAGTATAATTGGCCGTTGCAACGGGGCTTCGACCGTTATTATGGCACCATTACCGGGGCCGGCAGTTATTTTGACCCGGGCACGCTGGTCCGCGATAATACGCCCGTATCCGCGCTGAGCGACCCGGACTATCGGCCCGCGCTCTTTTATTACACGGATGCCATCACCGATCACGCCGTGCGGTTCATCACGGAGCATCAGCGGGACCATGCGAGCGAGCCGTTCTTTCTGTATGTGGCGTACACCGCCGCCCATTGGCCGCTGCACGCCAAGAACTCCGATATTGCCAAGTACAAGGGCCGGTATGATGGTGGTTATACCCCCATACGGCAGGCCCGGTTCGAGCGCGCCAAGCAACTGGGGTTAATCCAACCCACGTGGGACTTAAGCCCGCAGGCCGGTGATTGGGAAGCGGCCACCAACCAAGCGTGGGAGGCGCGTTGCATGGAGGTATATGCGGCCATGATTGACAGCATGGATCAGGGCATTGGCCGGATCGTCGCCACGCTGCGAAAGCAAGGGCAGCTAGAAAATACCCTGGTCGTGTTTCTCCAGGATAACGGTGGTTGCGCCGAAACCATTGGCCGCAATGCCGGCCCGAAGCGCCCGGATAAACCCACCTTGCCGGTGATTCCACCGGAGGCGATTCGGCTGGATGTTCGGCCTACCCAGACGCGCGCGGGCATGCCCATGCTGCGTGGGCCGGAGAATATGCCCGGCCCCGAGGATACCTTTATCGCCTACGGCAAAGCCTGGGCCAATGTGAGCAATACGCCGTTTCGTGAATATAAACATTGGGTGCATGAGGGGGGAATTTCCACACCATTGATCGCGCATTGGCCGCGAGGAATTGCCACCGCGTTGACCAATAAGCTGGTCCATACTCCCGCTCATTTGGTGGACATCATGGCAACGTGCGTGGATTTGGCCCAAGCCGATTATCCGGCGGAAGTCGCGGGCCAAAAGGTTCGGCCCATGGAGGGCGTGAGCCTGCGGCCGCTACTGGAGGATAAACCGCTGGTGCGTCCCAACCCGCTTTATTGGGAGCACGAAGGCAATCGCGCCATCCGCATCGGTGCGTGGAAACTGGTGGCGAAAGGACCCGCCGGGAAATGGGAACTGTATGATATGAACGCCGATCGCACTGAGATGCATGATCTGGCGGCGGAACAGCCCGAGCGGGTGCGGGAACTGATGGCGCAATGGGAAGCGTGGGCCAAGCGGGCACAAGTGCTGCCGTGGATTTGGAAGCCGCCGTATGGGCAGACAAATGCCGGTAGCTCGATGATGGATCTCAAGGCGGGGGACAGCTTTGACCAAGAATCCTCTCCGGAAGTAGCCAAGCGCCCCCTCACCATCACCGCTGAGGTGACGGAACCCGGCAATGGGGTGATTCTGGCCCAGGGCGGCCGCAATCTCGGTTATGCTTTGCTGGTCGTGGAAGGACGCTTAAGTTTCATTCTGCGCGAGAAAGGCAACCTCTCCACGGTTACTGCGGCAACGGCGCTGCCTTCGGGACCGTGCAAAGTCGGTGTGACCTTGGCCAACAGTGGCACGGTAACCTTGCGCGTGAATGGAAAAGAGGTGGCGATTGGCAATGTTGGCGGGTTCTTGAGCAAAACCCCGACGGATGGGCTGACGGTTGGCTTCGATGGCGGCCATGAAGTCGGTGACTACAAAGGTCCGAATAACTTTCAGGGCAAGCTGGGGAAAATCAGCTTGAGCCTGGAGTAA